The Oscarella lobularis chromosome 12, ooOscLobu1.1, whole genome shotgun sequence genome window below encodes:
- the LOC136193602 gene encoding uncharacterized protein isoform X2, which translates to MTEIRNRVIKSICKVASTKIINILAEENIDTIEDVAELTVEDLKEMGIAAIQAKKIVKMCEQFKLKIALDNRDNAVGFVRVPRAYKLSDVREQIIRDELPVPSQFVFTEDGTKVTHKQEEKWDVETYLLPENNGICVIRTVKEQTDIEEGRYSSDSTETEEETRAMLKDRQPCCNELSKTWGEENLTKTVDIIGDDLSERVTSLRSWAAVATAAPPPPAATEYTTAITSQTQVYIGNLVATINNKKTRFSDDELKLDYVYQFGQVKDYNRPVDHYAFVAFAYHESAEACIEELNNRVIGSFKLVCRYAAQHRSHPNDDQVHRPAPGKVLLTDLPDGVRPKDVLRCFRAIPVANVVIRSSQRLCLLMFESDENAEKAARRDIRIRNTTVNARLLNLTAVRANSQKSIEVRLREIIDPFLNGSTGLATVQLLLRETVQNSTDLHILCALIMKESIYQPDKSLSLCKTVTNIKFVSLPSPDITKMLQKAFIEETEGMLGNLAKQFAVYEHTRTRHTQIRTFLSYLVSLQQMDVVQSSQILECAERLLESAPFGTALYGRSITEALLPSAQKLKRDAPNRYEKLISQLLS; encoded by the exons ATGACGGAAATTAGAAATCGAGTCATAAAGTCAATATGCAAAGTAGCTTCGacaaaaataatcaatatattGGCCGAAGAAAACATCGATACAATAGAAGACGTAGCAGAGCTTACAGTCGAAGATCTCAAAGAAATGGGCATCGCAGCAATAcaagcgaaaaaaatcgtcaaaatgTGCGAGCAATTCAAACTAAAAATCGCGCTCGACAATCGGGACAACGCCGTCGGATTCGTTCGCGTGCCGCGCGCGTATAAACTGAGCGACGTGCGCGAGCAAATcattcgcgacgaattgccCGTACCGAGTCAATTCGTCTTCACTGAAGACGGAACGAAGGTGACGCACAAACAGGAAGAAAAGTGGGATGTGGAAACGTATCTATTGCCGGAAAACAATGGCATCTGCGTCATACGTACAGTAAAAGAACAAACTGACATTGAAGAAGGGAGATACAGCAGCGACTCTACTGAAACCGAGGAAGAAACGCGGGCTATGTTAAAAGATAGACAACCGTGTTGCAACGAGCTTAGTAAAACCTGGGGCGAGGAAAACCTAACTAAAACCGTTGACATCATCGGAGATGATCTATCGGAAAGGGTCACGTCTCTGCGCAGCTGGGCCGCAGTGGCCACCGCGGCGCCGCCACCCCCAGCGGCCACAGAGTACACCACCGCAATTACAAGTCAAACTCAAGTCTACATTGGTAATCTCGTCGCCACAATCAATAATAAGAAAACGCGGTTCAGTGACGACGAACTCAAGCTCGACTACGTCTACCAATTCGGTCAGGTTAAGGACTATAATCGACCCGTCGATCACtacgcgttcgtcgcctttgcTTACCACGAGTCAGCCGAAGCGTGCATCGAGGAACTTAACAATCGCGTTATAGGTTCATTTAAGTTGGTCTGTCGCTACGCTGCCCAACATCGTTCTCATCCCAACGACGATCAAGTTCATCGACCGGCCCCGGGTAAAGTGCTACTCACTGATTTGCCAGATGGCGTGCGACCCAAAGACGTATTGCGCTGTTTTCGCGCAATACCCGTTGCCAATGTCGTCATACGATCTTCGCAACGACTTTGCCTATTGATGTTCGAGTCGGATGAGAACGCCGAGAAGGCGGCGAGACGAGATATAAGAATTCGGAATACGACTGTTAACGCTCGCTTACTGAATTTGACGGCGGTGAGGGCGAATTCACAGAAG AGCATTGAAGTGCGGCTACGCGAAATAATTGACCCGTTTCTAAACGGATCTACCGGGCTGGCTACAGTTCAGCTGCTGCTCCGCGAGACAGTGCAGAACAGCACTGACCTCCACATACTATGCGCGCTAATCATGAAAGAG AGTATTTACCAGCCTGACAAAAGTCTGAGTCTCTGCAAGACTGTCACCAATATAAAA TTCGTCTCTTTGCCCTCGCCTGACATAACCAAGATGCTGCAAAAGGCGTTTATAGAAGAGACAGAGGGAATGCTCGGAAACTTAGCCAAACAATTCGCG GTTTACGAACACACAAGAACGAGACATACTCAGATTCGAACATTTCTATCGTATCTCGTCTCTTTACAGCAAATGGAC GTTGTACAAAGCTCACAAATCTTAGAGTGCGCCGAGAGACTGCTAGAATCGGCGCCATTCGGCACGGCTCTCTACGGACGCTCGATCACCGAAGCGCTGCTACCGTCAGCGCAAAAACTCAAGCGAGACGCACCG AATCGTTACGAGAAGCTCATAAGCCAACTCCTATCATAG
- the LOC136193602 gene encoding uncharacterized protein isoform X1, protein MTEIRNRVIKSICKVASTKIINILAEENIDTIEDVAELTVEDLKEMGIAAIQAKKIVKMCEQFKLKIALDNRDNAVGFVRVPRAYKLSDVREQIIRDELPVPSQFVFTEDGTKVTHKQEEKWDVETYLLPENNGICVIRTVKEQTDIEEGRYSSDSTETEEETRAMLKDRQPCCNELSKTWGEENLTKTVDIIGDDLSERVTSLRSWAAVATAAPPPPAATEYTTAITSQTQVYIGNLVATINNKKTRFSDDELKLDYVYQFGQVKDYNRPVDHYAFVAFAYHESAEACIEELNNRVIGSFKLVCRYAAQHRSHPNDDQVHRPAPGKVLLTDLPDGVRPKDVLRCFRAIPVANVVIRSSQRLCLLMFESDENAEKAARRDIRIRNTTVNARLLNLTAVRANSQKSIEVRLREIIDPFLNGSTGLATVQLLLRETVQNSTDLHILCALIMKESIYQPDKSLSLCKTVTNIKFVSLPSPDITKMLQKAFIEETEGMLGNLAKQFAVRCKERRSYSIAKRSFNRAGLRTHKNETYSDSNISIVSRLFTANGRCTKLTNLRVRRETARIGAIRHGSLRTLDHRSAATVSAKTQARRTESLREAHKPTPIIEGLLSDYGTLILDSNTQYSISI, encoded by the exons ATGACGGAAATTAGAAATCGAGTCATAAAGTCAATATGCAAAGTAGCTTCGacaaaaataatcaatatattGGCCGAAGAAAACATCGATACAATAGAAGACGTAGCAGAGCTTACAGTCGAAGATCTCAAAGAAATGGGCATCGCAGCAATAcaagcgaaaaaaatcgtcaaaatgTGCGAGCAATTCAAACTAAAAATCGCGCTCGACAATCGGGACAACGCCGTCGGATTCGTTCGCGTGCCGCGCGCGTATAAACTGAGCGACGTGCGCGAGCAAATcattcgcgacgaattgccCGTACCGAGTCAATTCGTCTTCACTGAAGACGGAACGAAGGTGACGCACAAACAGGAAGAAAAGTGGGATGTGGAAACGTATCTATTGCCGGAAAACAATGGCATCTGCGTCATACGTACAGTAAAAGAACAAACTGACATTGAAGAAGGGAGATACAGCAGCGACTCTACTGAAACCGAGGAAGAAACGCGGGCTATGTTAAAAGATAGACAACCGTGTTGCAACGAGCTTAGTAAAACCTGGGGCGAGGAAAACCTAACTAAAACCGTTGACATCATCGGAGATGATCTATCGGAAAGGGTCACGTCTCTGCGCAGCTGGGCCGCAGTGGCCACCGCGGCGCCGCCACCCCCAGCGGCCACAGAGTACACCACCGCAATTACAAGTCAAACTCAAGTCTACATTGGTAATCTCGTCGCCACAATCAATAATAAGAAAACGCGGTTCAGTGACGACGAACTCAAGCTCGACTACGTCTACCAATTCGGTCAGGTTAAGGACTATAATCGACCCGTCGATCACtacgcgttcgtcgcctttgcTTACCACGAGTCAGCCGAAGCGTGCATCGAGGAACTTAACAATCGCGTTATAGGTTCATTTAAGTTGGTCTGTCGCTACGCTGCCCAACATCGTTCTCATCCCAACGACGATCAAGTTCATCGACCGGCCCCGGGTAAAGTGCTACTCACTGATTTGCCAGATGGCGTGCGACCCAAAGACGTATTGCGCTGTTTTCGCGCAATACCCGTTGCCAATGTCGTCATACGATCTTCGCAACGACTTTGCCTATTGATGTTCGAGTCGGATGAGAACGCCGAGAAGGCGGCGAGACGAGATATAAGAATTCGGAATACGACTGTTAACGCTCGCTTACTGAATTTGACGGCGGTGAGGGCGAATTCACAGAAG AGCATTGAAGTGCGGCTACGCGAAATAATTGACCCGTTTCTAAACGGATCTACCGGGCTGGCTACAGTTCAGCTGCTGCTCCGCGAGACAGTGCAGAACAGCACTGACCTCCACATACTATGCGCGCTAATCATGAAAGAG AGTATTTACCAGCCTGACAAAAGTCTGAGTCTCTGCAAGACTGTCACCAATATAAAA TTCGTCTCTTTGCCCTCGCCTGACATAACCAAGATGCTGCAAAAGGCGTTTATAGAAGAGACAGAGGGAATGCTCGGAAACTTAGCCAAACAATTCGCGGTACGATGTAAAGAAAGACGTAGTTACAGTATCGCCAAACGTTCCTTCAATCGCGCAGGTTTACGAACACACAAGAACGAGACATACTCAGATTCGAACATTTCTATCGTATCTCGTCTCTTTACAGCAAATGGAC GTTGTACAAAGCTCACAAATCTTAGAGTGCGCCGAGAGACTGCTAGAATCGGCGCCATTCGGCACGGCTCTCTACGGACGCTCGATCACCGAAGCGCTGCTACCGTCAGCGCAAAAACTCAAGCGAGACGCACCG AATCGTTACGAGAAGCTCATAAGCCAACTCCTATCATAGAAGGCTTATTATCGGACTATGGCACACTTATACTAGACTCTAACACGCAATACAGTATCTCGATCTAA